In Papaver somniferum cultivar HN1 chromosome 9, ASM357369v1, whole genome shotgun sequence, the genomic stretch TGACCAAACTAACTTGGCGAATTGACAATGTAACAGAATATTCTCAGGAGTTTCAAGAGTGTCAGAGATACACATACTGCAAGAATTATTTTGCCTATTAACAAACCTAGCAAGCACAAAGTTGGCAGGGAGGATGTCTCATGGCACTTCCATATGAATATATGAACTTTAGGGAGAACTGAGAGTCTCCATAGGGCTTTGTAGAAAGGGTTGCTACTTTGAACATTCTGCATATACTCAATCTGGCCAAAGATGACTTTATAAGCAGACTTAACGGTTGGCCATTTTTAGAATGTGGCCAAATAAGTCTATCACTTCCTGAAATGGGGATCCTAGAATCAAGGATATTTTTTGCATTATTAGGAGTGAAAAAAGCTCTAACTAGCTCATAATTCCAAGATTTAGTATCATCATTTATGAAATCAGAGACAGTAAGGTTCGGATTGGGATTAGCAACAAACATAGGCTCACAAGAATTATAAATCCATCTATCTCTAATTGCAGAAATACTCTCACCATCCTTAACTTCCCAAATAGAATGTTTCAAAATGAAATCTAAACCTCGACAAATACTCCTCAAAGCCCAGGAACAATCATCCTTCTTAGAGTAGTGAAGAAGGTGACAGTTATTAAAGTATTTGCATCTAAGAATGACCACCCACAGAGCATTAGGATTGTGAATCAACTTCCAAGCAGTTTTAGATAAAAGAGACAAGTTAACATGCTTAAGATTTCTAAATCCTAAGCCGCCTTGATATTTATGAGTACAAATTCTAGGCCAAGATCTAAAATAGATACCCCCTGTTCTAGACTTACCCCCCAGAAATCCCTTTGGGAAGATTCCATGCTATTAATGATACTATCAGGAATTGTAAAAGTATTCATGTGATAAATGGGAGACGATTTTAGCACATTTTGTACCATAACAGATCTACCAGCCTGATTAAATCACTTACCTTTCCACTTAGCAACCCTTTTATCAAAATGATCATTAAGATAGTTAAAGGAATCAGTTCTAGATCTAGTTCTAAAAAGGGGAAGACCTAAGTATTTTTCATTCAAAGCAATCTTTTTAACTTTTAAATCGTTGATAAGGGAAACAACATGATCAGGATGTACATTATTACTAAAGAAACATCCAGATTTTCGAAGATTAATCACTTGACCAGAAGCCATACTAAAATCCTTAATTAATCCCAACAGATTATTAGCTTCAGTATGAGAGGATTTTGCAAAAATGAGACAATCGTCGGCAAAAAGAAGATGATTTATGCTAGGGGATAATCTGCTAACTTTAATGCCGTGAATAAGGTTATTCTCTTCAGCATGAATGAGATACCTGGAAAAAGATTCCATGCAAATTATGAAAAGGTATGGAGACAAGGGATCACCTTGTCTCAGACCCCTTGTTGGTCTATAAGATTTGCATGGAGATCCATTTAGCATAATGGAAATGCTAGTGGTGCTAATGCATTGATGTATTAAGTCACACCAATGCTCAGAAAATCCAAAATCTTTAAGAATATCTCTTAGAAAACACCATTCAACTCTgtcaaaggccttagacatgtcAAGTTTAAGGCCCATGACACACCATTTATCctttttcctcttcctcttcattgTGTGAACCAGTTCATGAGCAATGATGACATTGTCTTGAATATTCCTATTAGGAACATAAGCAGCCTGATAAGGGATTATCATTTTGCTTAGAAACAGTTTCATTctattcacaataatcttagaAATGATTTTGTAATTAGCATTACACAATGAGATAGGTCTAAAATCAGAGAGACTAGAAGGATTATCTATTTTTgggatcaaagacaagaaagtatGGTTCATCTCCTTTAAAAGATGTTTAGATTCAAAAAAACTGTTGACTGTTTGCCAAACATCGTCTATGAGAAGATcaatattttatttataaaaCCCAGGTGGAAAACCATCGGGCCCTGGGGCAGTCCAGGGGGTCATTTGGTTTATTGTATCAATAATTTCCTGCTTAGTAACAGGTCTAAGCAAGGAAAAGTTATCAATATCTGAGATGCAAGGGTCTATGCAATTAAGAATTTCAGTATTTCTATAAGGATTAGAAGTAGTCCCTATCGAACTGAAATGATTTACCAATAGGGTTTCAAGATTAACTCTATCATTAACCCACTGCCCATTATACAATTTCAGAGCACTAATATGGTTAAAGTGCTTCCTTCTATTGGCGTAATTATGGTAAAATCCAGTatttctatcaaaagatttaAAGTACTCTTGTCTAGATTTCTTAGCATAGAAGTCTTCTTGAACTTTTTGCCAGTGCTCTAGATCAAACTCTACTTGTTTAATCAATTTCATATTCTCAGAGGAATGAGGAAGATTTGTCAGATCATTGAGTTGATTATTAAAAGTACTAACCTTATGATCAATATTGCCAAAATGTTGGATATTCCAGAGTTTTAGATCATGTTTAACAAACCTAAGTTTGTTAGTTAATCTGAATGGAGAAGAGCCTCTAACATCTGTAGAGTAAGCATTATTAATTACTTCTCTAACAGATGGATCACTACTCCAACACTTGAAATATCTATAGGGTTTACTACCTTGGCTAGACATGGGATTAGTCTCCAAGATAATTGGTATATGATCACTGCCTATAGTGTCAATATGGTGGACAACAGAGGAACCATAATGAGTTAACCAGTGATCATTACCAAGAGCCCTATCTAGTCTAGCATAAATACAATCATTGCCAGACTGTCTATTGTTCCAAGTAAATTTATTTCCAATGTATCCTAAATCAGAAAGATCAGCATGATCTATGATTGACTGAATTTCAGGATACTCTACAGTAGTGGGAGTCGAGAAAGTAGATCTTTCATGGGCATGCATAGTAATATTGAGATCACCTATGATTACCCATGGAAGACTGGCTATAGAGCCAATTTCTCCAATGTATTTCCATTGTTCCATTTTCTCTTCATGGTAGCAGCCGTATAATATCTGTAAAGATTGTTGAGTGGTTGAGCATGTTGAGCCAAACTGTAAGAGGATTGCGCAAGAGTTGAAGGTAGAAAGAATGACTGATGAAGAATATTCTGTGTACAACCAAACCGAAGAGGGGAAGGCTTTTCTGTCTGCCTATATAACTAATGAGAGTGCCAATAACAATTCTTCCCTAATGATAGTCGAGAAAGATGTAGAAGAGGAGGAAAAAACTGAAGTTGATGAAGAGGGTACTAGGAAAGCTAAGAGAGCCAGAGAGGAAGTTTCAGATTCTCAAAATAGGAACAGAGATCATCAAAATCTCATCACAGCTCGTAGTAACCCTATTTTTAATATGGATGAGAATATGTTAGAAGATATAGATTCGGTTGGAGGTGCTGGTCAGATTGCTGAAATTGGATTGAGATACCAACAAAATCAGGATGCTGGGAGGGCAATACAAGCAATTGATAACGCGGAATTTCAAACTGGAGGGTTGATTGCAGTGAATCAGCTTGGAGCATCTGCTACTCAATCAAAGGTTTTCCCCAAAACTCTTTTTCTAATccctaattttaatttcaaaattgTTGTTTTTCGTCATATTAGGAGGTTTTATGCTAGATCAGGTTACTTTGATTTAggcttttaaaaaaataaaagtttaGTCAATTTACAGTGTTTTAAGTTTTGCTGTCTGAAAACGAAAACTCAAATAGTTACCATGAAATTTCTGTCATGGAATGTGCAAGGGTTCGGGAACAAATATACTAGACACCATCTAAGTGATCTCATTAAGTCGAATGATCCTGATATGGTGTTTTTGTCTGAGACTAAAAACCAGGATAAACAAATGATTAGGTTCACTCACAACCTAGGATTTATGAATTACTATTATGTCAACCCGGTTGGGGTTTCTGGGGGGTTATTTTTACTCTGGAAGATGGTATACAACTGGATATTGTTGATGCTAATAGGAACTTCATAATCTGTTATGCTACTATTAATGCTAGAAGTGACAAAACTCTCATTGTTTTTATGTATGGTGCCTTGCAACCAGATGAGGTTAGAAGTCAGTGGGATTTTTTGTATAATTTAGCAGGAAACTTTAACTACTCTTGGGTAGTAGTAGGGGATTTAAATTTTATTACTAGCAAAGAAGAAAAATTAGGAGGTAATGCACCTTCACAGGCTGATTTGGATTTGGTCAATGATCATTTAGAGAGTCTTAATTTAGGTGATGTACCATACATATGGAATCCGTATACTTGGTCCAATAGAAGGTTGGATTCTAGTCTGATTCTGGAAAGACTAGATAGATCCCTGGGCAATGGTAGATGGTTTAACAACTTCCCTAACAGTGTACTTTACCATCTTATCCCTTATGGCAATGACCATTGTCCTATTTTATTGGTTAGTGATAGAGAGTTGAACCAATCTAAAAAACCATATAGGTTCAATAAATGCTGATTTCTTGACTCGGCTTGTGCTGAACTTGTAAAAATTAATTGGAATGTGGATATAAATGGTTCCCATGCTTTTAGATTTGCTAAGTCTCTCCGGAATGTAAAATGTGTTCTTAGAGATTGGAATATACATAAGTTTGGTAACTTCCAGACTCAAATCAAAGACATTCAGGCTCAAATCTCTTCACTGAGTCAGAATAATAATTCTAGTAATTATAAGATTAGACTTGATGATCTTGAAAACAAACTGAATTTTTGGTATAATGTGCAACATGAATTTTATATGCAGAGAGCAAAAGAAAATGTTTTGAAATTTGATGATAGGAACACGAAGTATTTGCATGATAAGGTTAAATACAGGAAAAGACGTACTCAAATTGAATCCATTCAGTCTATAGGTGTGTGGTTGACTGATAAGTCTTGCATAGCTAATGAGTTAAAACGACATTTTTCTGAGATTAGTAAAACTTCAAATCCTCCTGACCCTAGTGAATTTCTTTGTGACCTTTCACCATGAATTACTGACGCTGAGAATGAAATGTTAATTAGCATACCCACTGCTGAAGAAGTTAGGAATGTTGTTTTTCAAATGCAACCATGGACATCCCCTGATCCAGATGGTTACCCACCTGGATTCTATCAAAAGATGTGGGATGTAGTGGGCACTGATACTGTTCAAATGGTACAGGATTTTTTCCATTTAAAACATTTATTGAAGCAAATGAATCATATCTTTGTGTCTTTAATTCCTAAAAATGCTTCTCCTAAATCTGCTTCTGATTTCAGATTGATTAGTCTCAGTAATGTAGCTTATAAAATCATTAGTAAGCTTCTTGCTAGTAGACTTAAATTAGTCATGGAAAAATTTATTATCCCTTTCCAAAGTGCTTTTCTTTCGTCTAGGCAGATAACCGATAATATAGTCATTGTTCATGAGTTAGTCGATAGTATGCGGAAAACTAAAGCTACTAAAGGGCTTATGGCTATCAAACTCGATATGTCAAAATCCTTTGATAGAGTAGAATGAAAGTTTACAATTGCTATTTTAGAAAGTTGGGATTTCACGACGACTGGTGTAGCATGATTTATGAATGCATTTCAACTGTCTCTTCTTCAGTTTTACTTAACGGTGCTCCAGGTGATCAATTCTTTCCTACAAGGGGTTTTAGACAAGGAGACCCCTTGTACCCTTATCTGTTTATTATATGTATGGAGTGTCTTTCTATAATGCTTATTAGTGCTGAAAATAATAATGTGATTCAGGGAATTAAAGCCACTAAATCTTGTTCTCCAATCAGTCATCTATTTTTCGCAGATGACTGTCTCTTATTTTCCAAAGCCACTGTCAAAGGTGCTAGGCAACTAGATAACATTATTAATATCTTTAGTATATTCTCTGGTCAATCCATTAATTTGGACAAGTCTGGTTTGGCATTCAGTCCAAAAATGGATAATGGTATAAAGAACCAAATTGTTGGTATTCTTAATATCAAAACCCTAGCTCTTAAAGACAAGTATCTAGGTGGTCCTCTTCTTATTCAGCATAATAAAATGGAAACTTTTGGACACTTGGAAGGTAGATTTCATGACAGACTAGCTTCTTGGAAATGTAAGAATGTTAATCAACCAACTAGAACAGTTATGATTCAATCTGTACTTGGTACCTTAGCCTCTCACCATCTTGTTGTGTTTCCAATGCCAAAGAAACTGACTGACAGGTTAGACGACATACAAAGGAACTTCTGGTGGAACAAAAAGCAAGGAGGAAGAGGTTTGTTTTTCAAGGATTGGGATTCTGTTGCTAAACCTAAGGAGCAAGGAGGTATGAGTATCAAAAAAACTGCTGTTTTAAATGAATCTTTGCTTGCTAAACTAGCTTGGAGATTACTCACTGAACCTGACTCACCATGGGTCAAGTTAATGGAAAACAAGTATTTTTCAGATCATAATCCTTTACATTGCACTGGGGATAGTGGATCTTGGGTCTGGATAGGAGTTTGTAGAGGCTTAGCATTGATTAGGAAAAATTACTGCTGGGAGGTGGGTAATGGTAAAAAGATTTCGATTTGGAAAGATAAGTGGGTTCCCACCTTAGATAGTTTTCTGCCTTCTAGATTTAGCTCTAGTAGCATACAAACTGTGGACCAACTTATAGTTCCAAACAGTAATTCCTGGAATATTGATCTCCTAAGTACTTTGTTTGATAGTGATGTTGTTAGGGAAATTTGCAAAATTAGAATTCTCATTAAAGGTGAGGAAAGACTTATATGGAAGCCCGAAGCCCTCTAGAAATGAAATGTTTACAGTAAAATCTGCCTATAGAGTTGATGATAATATAAGCAACAATCAAATTGTTGATAGTGATACTTTGCTGATTGATTGGAAGCAATTTTGGAAGCTTAATCTTCCACCTAAGATTCTGCATTTCTTATGGAAATGTTTGCAGGGTTGTCTGACTTCAAAAGTTGGATTGTCTACATATGTTAGTAACATTGACAGTAAGTGTGTTTTGTTGTAAATCTAAGGATGAATCATTAGACCATTTATTTTTAAAATGTGACGTTGCTAAACAAATCTGGAATGCTATAAACCCTGTCTTgttaaataatcttaattttaattGTGTGCTTGATTGGATAAAAAGTTGGGTTGATGGAAACAATACTAGAGAATGTACTAGTATCCAACATATGTGCTTAATCGTAGGTTATACTCTTTGGCACATTTGGAAGCTCAGGTGTGCAGTTAATTTTGATAACGTACAAGTGCAGGTGGACTTAGTTGTGTCACAGATCAACAAGGATATTAACAGCTGGAAAGATAGTAGAATGAGACTAAATCCTAGCAGAAGTCAGGATAACTCCAATGGTGGAAGGATACCTTGGACAGTTCCAAACActggatttataaaaattaattttgatgcttCCTATTATAAAGAAAGTAAATGTATGAGTTCTGGACTGATTGTAGTTAATGATGCAGGTGAATTTCATGGAGCCTGGAGTATCCCGACAGTAGCAGAGGACGAGGATCAAGCGGAAGCTCTGGCTGCGTATGAGGCAATCAAGCTAGCTACGAGGAAACAAATTACTCATTTGCATATGGAAGACGACTGCCTAAATATCGTTAATGCTGTGAAAGGAAGACAAGAGTCCATTAAATGGACAACAAATCCAATAATAAGAGACTGTTTAAAATTGTTGAAAGTTTTTAATAAATGGATTGTTTCTCATGTTCCTAAAGAAACAAATAGTGTATCCCATGAACTAGCGAAAAAAGCTAGTAATAGTCCTATCTCTATGTTTTGGGAATCTGCGGCCCCTGACTGGTTAGAGTCTCTGATAAGAGATAAACTGTGTATGAACTCTGTTTAAGTTTCAATAtcatttcatttcttattaaaagaataaataaataggGGCTTCACagtccaatagaggggcttcatttGGATTCCTAGTAACCAAAATATTGGTTATAGGGTATTCTTGATTCAATACCAAATATCTAGAATACCTtcaactaaaatcaaaacctaattgtAAATCAAAAATCCGCTCATGATTTTCTTCTTAACTTCCTCTCCTTCATCAACTGTAAATCTTTCCctcttttttcaatcaaaatcattTCGCTGTCTTCGATCAATCGGCGATTCGAAAAACTTATAATCGTCGATTGAATTCTCTATTAAAGATGCAGAAGAAGCATATTGGTAAAAGTGATGGTAATCAATAAACCAATTACGTTCGAAATGGTTAGATTAAtggaaacaataaaaaaaattaagtttcagaaccagttacggttgggttTTCCCCAAAAAACCCAACCGTAACTGTTTTATAGTTGGGTTCGACCAAAAAAAACCCAGCCGTAACTGACTTACAGTTGGGctcgaaaaaagaaaaatcaaccgTAACTGTTTTACAGTTGGGTTCGGCCAAAAAAAACCTAGTTGTAACTGATATACAGTTGGGTTCGACCGAAAGAAACCCAGTTGTAACTGATTTACAACTGGGTTCGTTCAGGACTAAACCTAACCGTAAAACCAAAAAAATGCAACTGTAACTGGTTTACAATTGGGTTTCCCCAATTATACTTAGTTACAGTTAGGTTCATCATCACCTAACCGTAAATTTGTGTTACGGTTGGGTACGAAGgaaaaacccaaccgtaaatcgctctaaaaaactaaaaaattcaTCTTTTTTTACATACTTTCATCaattttgagaaataaaaaggacATTGGTTGGGTGAtttgaaatctagggttttagttagaaaaaaatatccaaaaaatctctctttttttcttcccaCCAAAATACTACACTTAATCTTATTTTTTATCACTAATTATATAGAAAACCTTATTAATCTAATTATTAGCTAGTTAAATTATTAGCACTAACTACATGAGGGATGTTTAGCCACTATGAAAATAttttagataaggggtttttgaaatTACTAACGGATGACCTGTTTTTATCTTATTAGTGAAGCCTCTCTATTGGATTGTGAAGCCTCTATAATAGGTTACTTTTAGAATGGAAGCTGCAAGGCACGAAGTATGTCATAGGAATTCTGTGGCAGAGTGGAATCCTCCGTGATACAatataatatacaatatatatataCTACATGAGATGATATTAGGGGGATGGCTTTTGAATTCTGATTCAGCCATTTGAActtgtcttcttcttcaataagattGAAATCTCTCATGAAAGGAGAGTAATATGCATTGTGCTTCAGCATGATCGAAACCAGTAGTCATTGATCTTCATGGAAATGTAGACCCACGTCATGTTGAAATAAATCGTCTTCAGTGATCCGTGATCTATTTGAAACGATTATCGCAATCGAAATAAACACCCTTCAGACTATATAAGAACAAAACATTAAAAGTAAGAAAACCTAGAAATTAACTACATGGGATCACAATAAATTagtgatagttttattcaaaattatAAATACTACCCAACTCTGTGTGGAGGATCTGAATATTCAGATCAAACCACAAAGATTGAGATCTATTTTACAAAgactgaagaagaaaaacaagggaacaatttggtattttttttcttcttctttagagcagtttcgagattGAGGGGAAGAATGGGTTTATGAATGTTGTTCACAGAAATCGATTTTGATGCCCCTTTCAAAGAAAAATAATCAATTGAAGGTCTAAGACCAATAATA encodes the following:
- the LOC113312919 gene encoding uncharacterized protein LOC113312919; the encoded protein is MEQWKYIGEIGSIASLPWVIIGDLNITMHAHERSTFSTPTTVEYPEIQSIIDHADLSDLGYIGNKFTWNNRQSGNDCIYARLDRALGNDHWLTHYGSSVVHHIDTIGSDHIPIILETNPMSSQGSKPYRYFKCWSSDPSVREVINNAYSTDVRGSSPFRLTNKLRFVKHDLKLWNIQHFGNIDHKVSTFNNQLNDLTNLPHSSENMKLIKQVEFDLEHWQKVQEDFYAKKSRQEYFKSFDRNTGFYHNYANRRKHFNHISALKLYNGQWVNDRVNLETLLVNHFSSIGTTSNPYRNTEILNCIDPCISDIDNFSLLRPVTKQEIIDTINQMTPWTAPGPDGFPPGFYK